In Mycobacteriales bacterium, a single genomic region encodes these proteins:
- a CDS encoding tetratricopeptide repeat protein: protein MADDEWDDEDQPARPPFADLPPPPPDVVPSGEVYDWYQRGVTLLQNGDLHAAVEVLSRASSAVPDSRSVLEALARAQFDAGMFAEAKVSFEKIVAVNPADDYAQFGLGLAAARVDDLDTAIEHLALAAAMRPDIAYYATALRGARATKAARR from the coding sequence ATGGCCGACGACGAGTGGGACGACGAGGACCAGCCCGCCCGGCCGCCGTTCGCCGACCTGCCCCCGCCACCGCCGGACGTGGTGCCGTCGGGCGAGGTCTACGACTGGTACCAGCGCGGCGTGACCCTGCTCCAGAACGGCGACCTGCACGCCGCCGTCGAGGTCCTCTCCCGCGCGAGCAGCGCGGTGCCGGACTCGCGGTCGGTGCTCGAGGCGCTGGCGCGGGCACAGTTCGACGCGGGGATGTTCGCCGAGGCGAAGGTGAGCTTCGAGAAGATCGTCGCCGTGAACCCGGCCGACGACTACGCGCAGTTCGGGCTCGGCCTCGCGGCGGCGCGGGTCGACGACCTGGACACGGCGATCGAGCACCTCGCGCTGGCGGCGGCGATGCGGCCGGACATCGCCTACTACGCGACGGCGCTGCGCGGGGCGCGCGCGACCAAGGCCGCCCGCCGGTGA
- a CDS encoding HAD-IIA family hydrolase, giving the protein MTLRGCAQPLCEAYDAALLDLDGVVYRGTEPVPGAAAAVAAARAAGMEVAFVTNNASRTPEAVVAHLASVGVPARADEVATAAQAAATLLRSHVPAGARVLVTGGEGLRVAVAAAGFAVVASAVDAPAAVVQGYDAGLGYADLAEAALAVRRGATWVASNLDATIPTARGELPGNGALVALVAHATGRRPDATAGKPERALHEESVRRVGARRPIVVGDRLDTDVEGANRVGCDSLLVLTGVTDEAALLAAPPERRPTYVGRDLGALLVAHPPDDGLAGLRERCAAAWAG; this is encoded by the coding sequence GTGACCCTGCGCGGCTGCGCGCAGCCGCTCTGCGAGGCCTACGACGCGGCGCTGCTCGACCTCGACGGCGTCGTCTACCGCGGCACCGAGCCGGTACCGGGCGCGGCGGCGGCGGTCGCGGCGGCGCGGGCCGCCGGGATGGAGGTGGCGTTCGTCACCAACAACGCCTCCCGCACGCCCGAGGCGGTCGTCGCGCACCTGGCGTCGGTCGGCGTGCCCGCGCGGGCGGACGAGGTCGCGACGGCGGCGCAGGCGGCGGCGACGCTGCTGCGCTCGCACGTGCCGGCCGGCGCGCGGGTGTTGGTCACCGGCGGCGAGGGGCTGCGGGTGGCGGTGGCGGCGGCCGGGTTCGCGGTCGTGGCGAGCGCCGTCGACGCGCCGGCCGCGGTGGTGCAGGGCTACGACGCCGGGCTCGGGTACGCGGACCTGGCCGAAGCGGCGCTGGCCGTCCGCCGCGGCGCGACCTGGGTCGCCTCGAACCTCGACGCCACCATCCCCACCGCTCGCGGCGAGCTGCCCGGCAACGGCGCGCTGGTCGCCCTGGTCGCGCACGCCACCGGCCGCCGCCCGGACGCCACCGCCGGGAAGCCGGAACGCGCGTTGCACGAGGAGTCGGTGCGGCGCGTGGGGGCGCGGCGGCCGATCGTGGTCGGCGACCGGCTGGACACCGACGTCGAGGGCGCGAACCGCGTCGGCTGCGACAGCCTGCTGGTGCTGACGGGGGTGACCGACGAGGCGGCGTTGCTGGCGGCGCCGCCGGAGCGGCGGCCGACGTACGTGGGGCGCGACCTCGGCGCGCTGCTCGTCGCGCACCCGCCGGACGACGGGCTGGCCGGCCTGCGCGAACGCTGCGCCGCGGCGTGGGCGGGCTAG